In one Bactrocera tryoni isolate S06 chromosome 5, CSIRO_BtryS06_freeze2, whole genome shotgun sequence genomic region, the following are encoded:
- the LOC120778255 gene encoding transmembrane protein 258, giving the protein MESMQRYVSPVNPAVFPHLATVLLTIGTFFTAWFFVFVVSRPKNSKERTLFKELSISLCASIFLGFGVVFLMLSVGIYI; this is encoded by the coding sequence ATGGAAAGTATGCAACGGTATGTTTCACCCGTAAATCCAGCTGTATTTCCACACCTAGCTACGGTATTGCTGACAATTGGTACTTTTTTCACCGCCTGGTTTTTCGTATTTGTGGTATCACGACCAAAGAATTCTAAGGAGCGTACTCTGTTTAAAGAGCTTTCAATTAGTCTCTGCGCTTCAATATTTCTAGGTTTCGGAGTAGTTTTTCTAATGCTGTCAgtgggtatatacatataa